The genomic stretch GAACAAATCACAGAGTACAAGACACAGGGAGCTCCATCGTCTCATCAAAGCTGGTTCCATGCAAATCATGGCTCACCTCACCACAATCAGTCAAGTCCCATAACTTTTTATTCCTCATGCATGTACTAACAGTAAGTCAGATTTACCATAGTATTATATTAATGGAGCCAGTGTCGTCTCAGTGGTGGGCCGGGGGAGTGTAGATGGGCGTGCCGTACTCCGGCGTGGCAGGAGGGCACTCTGGCGTCGGCCCTGCTCCGTAATCCGGTGCCGGAGGTTCATACACCGGCGTGGGCGTCCCGTACACCGGCGCCGGAGGTTCATACACTGGCGTGGGCGTCCCGTACACCGGCGCCGGCGTGTAAGGAGGGTATGTGCCTGGGTACTCCGGCCTCGGCGACCCATACACCGGCGTGGGAGGAGGGGGTTGAGCCGTCGGCGTCCCGTACACCGGCGTGGGAGTGGAAGAAGGGCACTGGCATCCAGGCTCCGGAGTAGGAGTGCATAGGCATCTCGGCGTCGGAGTCCCGTACACCGGCGTCGGAGTCCCGTACACCGGCGTCGGAGGAGGGGGTTGAGCCATCGGCGTCCCGTACACCGGCGTGGGAGTGGAAGAAGGGCACTGACAACCAGGCTCCGGAGTAGGAGTGCACAGGCATCTCGGCGTCGGAGTCCCGTACACCGGCGTCGGAGGAGCGGGTTGAGCGATCGGCGTCCCGTACACCGGCGTGGGAGTGGAAGAAGGGCACTCGCATCCAGGCTCCGGAGTAGGAGTGCACAGGCATCTCGGCGCCGGAGTCCCGTACACCGGCGTGGGAGCTGCAGTCGGGCACTGGCATCCGGCTTCCGGAGTAGGATAGCACATGCATCTCGGCGCCGGAGTCCCGTAAACCGGTGCCGGAGTCCCGTAAACCGGCGCGGGAGTTGCAGTAGAGCACTGGCATCCGGCTTCCGGAGTAGGGGAGCACATGCATGTTGGCGCCGGAGTCCCGTACACAGGAGCCGAGGGTTGAGCGTATACCGGCGTCGGCGTCCCGAACTCCGGCGCCTCGGGAGGGCAGTCCGGTGTGGGTGTTCCGAATTCCGGGGTTGGAGGCGGCTCGTATTCCGGCATGGGCGTCCCATAAACCGGTGTCGTAGACGGGCACTGGCATCCCGGCTCCGGGGTAGGGGTGCACAGGCATCTCGGCGCCGGGGTGCCGTACACGGGCGGAGCGTATACCGGCGTCGGCATCCCGTAGTCCGGCAAGGGCTTCATGTGGCGGTGCATGTAGAGAGGCTTCCGTCCGAACATGTGGCACGGGAAGCAGATGTTGGCCGCTGCGCACTCGGGCGTCGTCGATACGACGCGTTTTGTCTTGCCGGCGATGGCTACGAAGGTGCCGTTGCCCTCGTCGGACAACGGCACGATCTTGGACGGCTCCTGCCCGGGGCACGGCTCGCTGCTCGCCGCGCTGTGGAGCTGCGCGAAGCACTGGGCGCTTCCACGCAGGTCGACGTCGGAGGGGAGGCGCACGGCGAAGGCGCCCGTGCCATCGAGGTCCCCGACGGCCTTGCTCTCGtactcgccggcgccggcgctgccGTTGTTGCACTTGATCGCCACCTTAAGACCTGACGATGACAAAATAGGCAGCACATTGCACTTGATAATCTGCTAAAAAATGCTCGTAGTTAGCACGGAAAGCACACACGTACCTTTGAACGCCGCCTCGGCATTCATGCTCTTCCTGGCGCAGCTGGCGCACTGGGCCATGCCGATGATAACCGAGGTCGCAGCTTCGCTGCCTGCAGGCATCAGTCCAGCGCAGATGACGATGGTCAGGAGCAACCTCCCTCCTCCTGCTACCATGATGCACGAAACAACTATAGAAGCTGGCCTGCTGTACTTGTACGAGCGAAGCAGCAGTAACAAGCCTGAACTTGTATATATAGAGGAAGAGTTTCTAAGAAGAGGCGATTGCACAAAACTATATAACTTCAGGGGTTCTCGTACTTATATTACACAGGGTCACAACTTTTGGAATTGTTTCTAGAAAACCACAAATTTAGAGCTAATTACCAACGCAAAATTTGATGTGGGCTCTAACATCATTTTTATAGTTGAAAGGCGAAAAACAAAATATTTAGGCTCTGATGGTAATTAGCCCTGAAGTTGTGGTTTCTTAGAAGTAAGTCCAAATGTTGTGATTTTGTGTACTAAGTACCCTGTAATTATGGTTTTATGTAGATTACTTCTAAGAATATGGAAACAAACTTTGTGAAGAAaggtcactacaggaatggggctatatgccgagggccggtaACCCTCGGCATAGCAtgctttggccctcggcgtaggctatgcccagggccgccctcggcatagctcctcggcgtgtaagtccctcggcaaagccactatcgccgtcggcgtagcccggccctcggcgtagcacgctacgccgacggcaaaaccctcggcatagactttaaaaaaattcaaatttcccgttcccaaaaaaattaaaaaaaaaatttcgaaaaaaaaatatttttttctatatgccgacggcaaaaccctaggcagagacatttaaattttttaaaattttaatttcttttacacaatttttttcttttttttctttttttttcttttttttacttgtttatctttcacccaatacacttttaactctaactacacttaatcttatgtcaaattacaatcatggttaaacttcccagtcggtcacccatcctcacactactccagcctcagcacgcttaacttcttggttccattcggatgagcttccattatagaattgacacctcttgctgataataatagcatatcaaccctattaacccttgaaccgtgatgcacacttctttattttcgaatcacaaacaattacttaagtagacaacaataaatatatataagtaataataatattgaattcaaataaaaataaatgattttattttttgctcttttttctatttaatattgaataattaatatctttaaatcggaaaatcaaaattccacaaataatatgtctaaatcgatcagaaaaatgagaggaatctaaatataacatacatatcatcatttgaacctaaaaattagaggaatccaaatatgacgcccaatttgccatgtggccaaaacagccccctcgcgagatgcgaaatggccgtatcgggcgggctgctgcaccgttcgccaacacgctaaacggacaaaaattagcacataaagtgatgtgcgatagacataaaaacattttttgcggaatttattgagcgacggaaagtgtacccctagttcaaatccggtcagtttccagcggattcggcgggacaccgcaggaagccacatggattcccagatagctagcgcgcacatatggcatgtgatatgtggtacgaaggcggtgtcctaccactacacggaggtctcgcgcaatactaaaatgcgcctcatgtagctgcttcacaaaataaacccgttttggcaccccgaaaatgaaaaaaccatcgcccattggtcggattggaaatccgctcctggGGCCTTGCttaccatcccagggaccacgcacctgccaaatatggcctcgttccgacaaactatgcggtgtcacgggccgtttcctactcatttgccctaaaagccatagaactccggacgtgatagccctgtttgtgaaggattttccaaaataattttcgtatcctaattccgacttttggagtggttactaggacacataaaattacGCCATGCTGCTCcgtgggattttctgacttcgtttaaattgccatttggccaaaacggccccccacggagatgcggtatgcccgtaccgggcgcgctggtgcgcccgtttaccatcgcgctaaacggaaaaaaattagcacataaagtgatatgtcatagacctaaaaacatttttctcaGAATTTATTGAGAGAcaaaaagtgtacccctagttcaaatccggtcagtttccagcggattcggcgggacaccacaggaagccgcatggattcccagatagctagcgcgcacatatggcatgtgatatgtggtgcgaaggcggtgtcctaccactatgtggaggtctcgcgcaatactaaaatgcgccccatgtagctgcttcacaaaataaacccgttttggcaccccgaaaatgaaaaaaccatcgcccatgggtcggattggaaatccgctaccggggccttgcttcccatgtcagggaccacgcacgtgccaaatatggcctcgttccgacaaactatgcggtgtcacgggccgtttcctactcattagccctagaagccatagaactccggacgtgatagccctgtttgtgaagggttttccaaaataattgccgtatcctaattccgacttttggagtggttactaggacacataaaatgacgccatgcggctccgcgggattttctgactttgtttaaattgtcatttggccaaaacgagccccgacggagatgcggtatggccgtaccgggcgcgctggtgcacccgtttaccatcgcgctaaacggacaaaaattagcacataaactgatatgtcattgacctaaaaacattttttgcggaatttattgagcgacggaaagtgtagccctagttcaaatccggtcactttccggcggattcggcgggacaccgcgagaagccgcatggattcccatatagctagcgcgcacatatggcatgtgatatgtggtgcgaaggcggtgtcctaccactacgcggaggtctcgcgcaatactaaaatgcgcctcatgtagttccttcacaaaaaaaaacctgttttggcatcccgaaaatgaaaaaaccatcgcccatgggtcggattggaaatccgctcccggggccttgcttcccatcccaggtaccacgcacgtgccaaatattgcctcgttccgacaaactatgcggtgtcacgggccgtttcctactcatttgccctaaaagccatagaactccggacttgatagcccatttcgtgaagggttttctaaaataattgccgtatcccaattccatctgttggagtggttactaggacacataaaatgatgccatgcggctcagcgagattttctgacttcgtttaaattgccatctggctaaaacgggaacctgagAACATATAATAAAGTGATTGAAATTTTTCTATGTTAACATGTtattgtacatgattcaaatatgcatgattttgacataaactgatagaggatgtttttctgaacattttgatagctcatacgcatttttcgacatcatatgaattagttatgatttttacaaaattagacaaatttgaaaaatggcctacgccgagggtggccgtcggcgtagccctgtctacgcctagggccaaagatatgccgagggctgccctcggcgtagaggtcgctacgccgacggccacgtttCGCCGAGGGTTGAAAGGGCAtgctggcctggccgggccatacgccgacggccccgacttttggccgtcggcgtatagcctggccctcggcatagtctcccattcctgtagtgggtaGGATACTTAGAACCGAATTTATGAGGAGTAAACAggggaaaatatctagtgataccactcctcacatgataccatgataccacttcacaaaattcaaatttgtaagtgacaaaaaaatttaaaataaatttgtggctgttcacaagatgtgtgtttacattgTCTAGAATTTCCAAATCCAAATTTAAAATACagaaagagaaacaaaaaagacaaatattgtgtgaatagtgtcattttgtgtttttgtctttatgtgacactattcatgctggatttctcttttttgtttctctaaggaTATTTCGAATTTGGTTATGAAAGTTACAGGGTATGTAAACACACGTCTTGTGAACACCCAAAAATTTTGTTCCAGATTTTTTGACACttataatttaaattttaaagagtggtatcatggtatcatgtgaggagtggtatcactagatatgttctcgagTAAACAGGTGAGATACGATAAATTATGCGCTCACCAGTGACCTAATCGTTTTTGAAATGATCTTCAATGTTCTGTGACTCTCTATTGCATAATATTATTTTTGGTAATAGATCAGGTTGCCTAAGTACTTGAGAGGTAAAAAACAAGTACCACAATAAATAAGCCGATGTTATTCTGTTTGTTGCTGTTTAGCCTCTGCTAAGCAATAGATAttgctatgagaaaattattTCGTGAATTTCCGAGAACAATCTAAATGATCTTGGTCGATGGATGCacatacctccgtcccaaggaataaggcgcacgcgtattccaagatgaactttgaccataaaaattgagcaacaaaatcttgattatattatatgtaattagtaccgttagattcgtattgaaaagtactttctaatgatgctaatttcatacgaaCAATCTTTatgtatttgaagtaattcttggtcaaacaaaaagcacgtaaaacgaggacgccttattccttgaatcggaggtagtattacAGATGAGATGGATGAATAGATTAAATTTCAAATAtggaaaaaataagaaaatgacAATTAATTTAACTAGTGATCATTGAGCAATTGACTGCAATTACTTTAACCAGCTAGAATGCAATTAATTTAAGTTGCTACTATTGAGCAATTGAATGAACATGCCGACCTACTGTGATCGTCGTGATGCCCATGATGGCTAAATGTCCCGCAATAGTTCCTTAGATGTGTACAAATAGTCCCCCATATATTTACCGAGCGTATGTACGGAGTACATCCTTTTGTAAGGTTGAATTGCCATAAAGACAAGAGCTGTCATAAATCCATCGCTTGCAACCCCCTTATAGATCAATAAAAAAAACCTCATAATGATAGCTAGGCTACTCAGAACCAAATTTATGAGGACCAGAATAgtgacatactccctccgttcttttttaattgactcagatttagtataagtttgtactaaattcgagtcaattaaaaaggaacggagagaGTACGTACTACGTATAAATTATGCGCTCAACAGTGACTTAATCATTTTTCAAATTGAGCTTCAATATTCTGCGAGTCTCTACTGCATAATATTTTGGTAATAGATTTGGTTGCCTAAGTATTTGAAAGGTTAAACAAGTGCCGCACAAAATAAGGCGATCCTTACTTGGTTTATTGTTCTTTAGCCACTGCTGAGCAATAGATCTCTCTATGAGAAAATTATTTTTCGACTAGAAAGTTGAGCAATGCGAATCTAAATGAGCTTGATTGATGGATGTGTGTAATTACCTATGATATGAATGGATAGCTTGAATTTCCAATAtcaactactacctccatcccaaagcttaaggcctatatttaatttcagaaagtcaaactatgctaagtttgactaagtttttatcaaaaatcattaacatgaaaaatacaaaatcaatat from Lolium rigidum isolate FL_2022 chromosome 4, APGP_CSIRO_Lrig_0.1, whole genome shotgun sequence encodes the following:
- the LOC124706293 gene encoding proline-rich extensin-like protein EPR1, encoding MVAGGGRLLLTIVICAGLMPAGSEAATSVIIGMAQCASCARKSMNAEAAFKGLKVAIKCNNGSAGAGEYESKAVGDLDGTGAFAVRLPSDVDLRGSAQCFAQLHSAASSEPCPGQEPSKIVPLSDEGNGTFVAIAGKTKRVVSTTPECAAANICFPCHMFGRKPLYMHRHMKPLPDYGMPTPVYAPPVYGTPAPRCLCTPTPEPGCQCPSTTPVYGTPMPEYEPPPTPEFGTPTPDCPPEAPEFGTPTPVYAQPSAPVYGTPAPTCMCSPTPEAGCQCSTATPAPVYGTPAPVYGTPAPRCMCYPTPEAGCQCPTAAPTPVYGTPAPRCLCTPTPEPGCECPSSTPTPVYGTPIAQPAPPTPVYGTPTPRCLCTPTPEPGCQCPSSTPTPVYGTVYGTPTPVYEPPAPDYGAGPTPECPPATPEYGTPIYTPPAHH